CGAGCGCCGGGCCGATCCGAGCCGGGTCCCAGTCCTCTCCGAGAATCGCTGCGTGGGTCCGGATCGCCTCGTCGAACCGCTTGCGGGTCGCCGGCACCAGCCGGTATTCTTGACGGCCGATCGCATCCAGCGTCCGGAGCGCCGTCCGAGGCGGCAGCCACCGCAAGACCGGCAAGGTTGCCCGCAAGAGCCCTTTGCGTGTATTGACCCCTCGACGCCCCATGCGTGATTGACCCCCTGAGCTTCGACGGATTGGACCGGCCGATGGATTGCCTCTGCCGGAGTGCGTTTCGGAAGGGCAGGCAGACCGGCAAGGCCGGGCCTGTCGTTCCGAGGATCACCCCCGCGTTCCCAATCAGGCTGCCTGAGACGCCTGACGATCGAAGACGTAGTCGACCAGGTCGCCCACCGTGACGAGCCCCGCCAGGTCGTCCTCGTCGATCGCCACCCCGTAGGCGTCTTGCACCTCCAGGAAGACGCTGACCAGGTCGAGCGAATCGACCCCGAGATCCTCGACCAGCGACGACTCGGGCGTGATCGTGACCGCCTCGTCAAGCTTCACGACCGATCGAATCAGGCCGCAGACCGTGTCGAACAGTTGAGAATCAGGCATCGGTTCCTCTCCCGAAGACCAGGGCGTTATTCGTTCCACCGAATCCGAACGAGGCCGACAGGATGCGGTCGAGCCGCACCTCCCGACCTTCGTTCGGCACGTAATCGAGGTCCAGTTCCGGGTCGGGGCGATAGTTCACCGTCGGTGGCACCGCTTGCTCGCGCAGGGCTCGCACGCAGACCGCCGCCTCGATCGCCGGGGCGGCTCCGAGGGCGTGGCCGATCGCCCCCTTGATCGAACTGACCGGAAGTTTCGCGGCCCGATCGCCGAAGATCCGCCGCACGGCCTCGGTCTCGACCCGATCGTTGATCGTCGTGCTCGTGCCGTGGGCGTTGTAATAATCAATCTGGTCCGGGTGCACCCCGGCATGAGCGATTGCCGCTTCCAGGCACTGCCGAACCCGGTCCGGTTGCGGCTGCGCGACGTGGAAGCCGTCGGAATTGGTCGCCCACCCCAGCAAGGTCGCCAGCGGCGTCAGCCCCAATCGCTGCACGGCCGATTCGGTCGCCAGGACGAGGATTCCCGCCCCCTCGGCCATCAGGAACCCGGCCCGATCGCCGCTAAACGGGCGGCTGGCCTGAGACGGATCATCGTTGCTCCGGTCGTTCGGCTTGCGACCCATCAGGGCCTTCATCGTCACGAACCCGTTGACGATCTCCGGCGTGAAGGCGCTTTCGGTCGCGCCGACGACGGCCACGTCTGCCTCTCCTGAGCGCAAGAGCATCGCCCCGAAGACGATCGCGTGCCCTCCGCTGGCGCAGGCATTG
Above is a genomic segment from Tautonia marina containing:
- a CDS encoding acyl carrier protein gives rise to the protein MPDSQLFDTVCGLIRSVVKLDEAVTITPESSLVEDLGVDSLDLVSVFLEVQDAYGVAIDEDDLAGLVTVGDLVDYVFDRQASQAA
- a CDS encoding beta-ketoacyl-[acyl-carrier-protein] synthase family protein, which translates into the protein MSDRIVVVGHAAVTCLGNDLDRTWQGLVAGKSGLARHPDRLDPGSYLQDIAGLVEGVGPGSAEEDPAITRLGSRFVHFGVRAARQAWLESGLEAKLDADLPRSRVAVVVGSGLGGMDLYHAESKRAASRKSLATGPYLLPGLIANQAAGQVAQQLGLHGPSLCPANACASGGHAIVFGAMLLRSGEADVAVVGATESAFTPEIVNGFVTMKALMGRKPNDRSNDDPSQASRPFSGDRAGFLMAEGAGILVLATESAVQRLGLTPLATLLGWATNSDGFHVAQPQPDRVRQCLEAAIAHAGVHPDQIDYYNAHGTSTTINDRVETEAVRRIFGDRAAKLPVSSIKGAIGHALGAAPAIEAAVCVRALREQAVPPTVNYRPDPELDLDYVPNEGREVRLDRILSASFGFGGTNNALVFGRGTDA